A stretch of Lathyrus oleraceus cultivar Zhongwan6 chromosome 6, CAAS_Psat_ZW6_1.0, whole genome shotgun sequence DNA encodes these proteins:
- the LOC127091721 gene encoding uncharacterized protein LOC127091721 — MFPSVLILDSIYKTNKYIFPLLEMVGVTSTKKTYSIGFTVLKCEKEDNFTWALKVCRTLFKDQGEMPKAIVTGRDIALMNLVAKVFPSSNALLCRYHITKNVKSRVKLTVGTKQIESEDGKMVKASVVVEKLMNAWNHIINSSIIELYTDSIMHFRKVCEKYPDLFKYVESTILDQMKENFFCAWTNNVRHLVNTTTNRVESVHATLKNWLGNSKSGSDSTKCGYTIVKTYALSCACVIAKKVKLGDPIRTDEACTHRKILRFDDDGVVNDGKSNISILTEREVIQGRFLKADDNMKLHIKEQLKKISYPETTDMKTPSQPVKTKGAPKKMKPTPNDNLTTQSPFEHVDKVFPDSPTPKSQINVVKGARINKPPPTPPPPKILFIDEMQVFMHKYTKQIINVVGYGFYSETGSGDVPEMHLRNKIIRCGFGDISPESVCQLMSGSY; from the exons ATGTTTCCTTCGGTGCTCATACTTGATTCAATCTACAAGACTAACAAGTATATATTTCCATTATTGGAGATGGTTGGTGTTACCTCAACTAAGAAGACATATTCAATTGGTTTTACAGTTCTTAAGTGTGAAAAAGAGGACAATTTTACTTGGGCCTTAAAGGTGTGTCGGACACTGTTTAAGGACCAAGGTGAGATGCCTAAAGCGATTGTTACTGGCCGCGATATTGCATTGATGAATTTGGTTGCAAAGGTATTTCCTTCTTCTAATGCATTACTTTGTAGGTATCACATAACAAAGAATGTGAAAAGTCGGGTTAAACTCACGGTAGGGACGAAACAGATAGAGTCCGAAGATGGAAAAATGGTGAAGGCGAGTGTGGTTGTGGAAAAATTAATGAATGCATGGAATCATATAATAAATTCTTCCATAATAGAACTATATACCGATTCCATTATGCATTTCAGAAAAGTGTGTGAAAAGTATCCAGATTTGTTTAAATATGTTGAAAGCACAATTCTTGACCAGATGAAGGAGAATTTTTTTTGTGCATGGACTAATAATGTTAGACACCTTGTAAATACAACAACTAACAGAGTTGAGTCTGTCCATGCTACTTTGAAAAATTGGTTGGGAAATAGTAAGAGCG GCTCCGATAGCACAAAGTGTGGATACACAATTGTGAAAACATATGCCCTCTCATGTGCTTGTGTTATTGCTAAAAAGGTGAAACTTGGTGACCCGATAAGAACGGACGAGGCTTGCACTCATCGGAAGATACTtaggtttgatgatgatggtgtcGTGAATGACGGTAAATCGAATATATCTATTTTGACCGAACGGGAAGTGATACAAGGGAGATTTTTGAAGGCCGATGACAACATGAAACTCCACATCAAAGAACAATTGAAAAAGATTTCCTATCCGGAAACCACCGACATGAAAACACCCTCTCAACCGGTAAAAACAAAAGGTGCTCCAAAGAAAATGAAGCCGACACCGAATGACAATTTGACTACACAGTCTCCttttgaacatgttgacaaaGTTTTTCCCGACTCACCAACTCCAAAATCTCAAATTAATGTTGTCAAAGGAGCTCGCATTAACAAACCACCTCCGACGCCGCCTCCACCAAAGATTCTATTCATCGATGAGATGCAGGTTTTTATGCACAAATATACCAAGCAGATAATCAATGTTGTAGGGTACG GGTTTTATTCTGAAACTGGTTCAGGAGATgttccagagatgcatctccggaacaAGATAATAAGGTGTGGTTTTGGAGATATATCTCCGGAATCAGTATGCCAATTAATGAGTGGTTCATATTGA